The following are from one region of the Aquirufa lenticrescens genome:
- a CDS encoding aminodeoxychorismate synthase component I: protein MNSIPFSPFTEVAKQLDQWGEKGIPFVFLVDYSLENAWAGSEEEAKDLGILFEFDGSGILSEQVSFQKTPLSFESYAEKFKQVQAGLKRGDSFLLNLTAETPIETSLHLSEIFQRADAPYKIRCRDQFTSFSPETFVRVQGNKISSFPMKGTLEVTANSDARQLQNDPKEKAEHATIVDLIRNDLSKVAFPIRVEKYQYIERVKTNSGELWQMSSKISGELIPELRNKYGSILLELLPAGSITGAPKKATMQLIKEAEQYDRGFYTGIMGKFDGKSFNSGVMIRFIEKQNEGLVFKSGGGITVFSDVKKEYDELIQKVYLPF from the coding sequence ATGAACTCTATCCCCTTTTCTCCCTTTACAGAGGTGGCTAAACAGCTGGACCAATGGGGCGAAAAGGGGATTCCTTTTGTCTTTTTAGTCGATTATTCACTGGAAAATGCCTGGGCAGGATCTGAAGAAGAGGCGAAAGACTTAGGAATACTTTTTGAATTTGATGGATCTGGCATCCTGTCTGAACAGGTATCCTTTCAGAAAACTCCCCTTTCATTCGAATCGTATGCTGAGAAATTCAAACAAGTTCAAGCTGGTTTAAAAAGGGGCGATTCGTTTCTCTTGAATTTAACTGCCGAAACACCCATAGAGACATCTCTTCACCTCTCTGAGATTTTTCAAAGAGCGGACGCTCCCTACAAAATACGGTGTAGAGATCAATTCACTTCTTTTTCTCCGGAGACCTTCGTGCGAGTTCAAGGAAATAAAATTTCTTCTTTTCCGATGAAGGGTACGTTAGAGGTTACTGCGAATTCAGATGCACGTCAACTTCAAAACGATCCTAAAGAAAAGGCGGAGCATGCCACCATCGTGGATTTAATCCGCAATGATTTAAGTAAAGTAGCTTTTCCTATTCGTGTAGAAAAATACCAATACATCGAACGGGTGAAAACAAATTCGGGGGAACTTTGGCAGATGTCCTCTAAAATTAGCGGAGAATTAATACCAGAATTACGCAATAAATATGGTTCCATTTTACTTGAATTATTACCCGCTGGATCCATTACCGGAGCACCTAAAAAAGCGACAATGCAACTTATTAAAGAGGCCGAACAATATGACCGCGGATTTTATACCGGAATTATGGGTAAATTTGATGGAAAATCATTCAATTCTGGCGTGATGATTCGATTTATCGAAAAACAAAATGAGGGACTTGTTTTCAAAAGTGGCGGCGGCATCACCGTATTTTCTGATGTCAAAAAAGAATACGACGAATTAATCCAAAAAGTTTATCTCCCCTTTTAA
- a CDS encoding aminotransferase class IV, whose product MFSFLETICIQDGKAQHLDFHQMRVNETFDQFFPEWEPFDVEDLVSEQSLPTEGTHRLRITYQEDPETIEILPYTKKDIKRFALVDTGEIDYGFKWSERGFFQTFLEAHPEADEVIFVKDGKVQDCSMANLAFLKEGIWYTPEDPLHWGTTRARLIIEEEIEETDILVEELSSYERVCLINVFRPLSLENSLSVAESIL is encoded by the coding sequence ATGTTCTCTTTCTTAGAAACCATCTGCATACAAGACGGAAAAGCGCAACATCTGGATTTCCACCAGATGCGGGTCAATGAGACTTTTGACCAATTTTTTCCGGAATGGGAACCGTTCGATGTGGAAGACCTTGTCTCAGAACAGTCATTGCCTACAGAAGGAACACATCGACTTCGTATAACGTACCAAGAGGATCCAGAAACCATTGAAATTCTACCTTATACTAAAAAGGATATTAAACGATTCGCTTTAGTGGATACAGGAGAAATCGATTATGGCTTTAAATGGAGCGAGAGAGGTTTTTTTCAAACCTTTTTAGAGGCTCACCCAGAAGCAGATGAGGTGATTTTTGTGAAAGATGGAAAAGTGCAAGATTGCAGTATGGCGAATTTAGCGTTTTTGAAAGAGGGGATTTGGTACACGCCGGAAGATCCTTTGCATTGGGGAACAACAAGAGCACGATTGATTATTGAGGAAGAGATAGAAGAAACTGATATTTTAGTTGAAGAATTATCCTCGTATGAACGCGTTTGTTTAATTAACGTATTTCGACCACTTTCGTTGGAAAATTCCCTTTCGGTAGCCGAATCTATTTTGTAA
- a CDS encoding ATP-dependent DNA helicase, translating to MSTDKSPSFLLHQKFPFEPTPSQASLFQKLSTFVLNKDEWAPLTFIIKGYAGTGKTTVISTLIKILPAFGYKTQLMAPTGRAAKVMANYAKKKASTIHKKIYRQVSNPHSGALSFQRMNNYATNTVFIVDEASMITDESDFGTNSLLTDLIEYVFTNPENGHTGNKLIFVGDTAQLPPVGKSLSPALSRDYISSEFHMEVLDHELIDVMRQDLDSGILYNATALRQLLLANSTAIQFNTKSFKDIFRMTGEKMEDGMHYAYKKFGKEETILLTRSNKSAVQLNEFVRRTILYQEDEISSGDLLMIVRNNYHWLDEDSPAGFLANGDFVEIMKIKREEEMHGQRFLDVSLRLCDYEDHPPIEAKILLETLHSTESALGREANKKLYDSVCEDYAHIPKKKERTEAIRKDPYLNALQVKFAYALTVHKSQGGQWAAVFVDQGYLKEDQIDAEYLRWLYTAITRASHEIFLVNFHKRFF from the coding sequence ATGTCTACCGATAAAAGTCCCAGCTTTTTATTGCACCAAAAGTTTCCTTTTGAACCCACGCCCTCTCAGGCGTCCTTGTTCCAAAAGTTAAGCACTTTTGTACTCAATAAAGACGAATGGGCTCCTTTGACCTTCATTATCAAAGGCTATGCCGGTACAGGAAAGACGACTGTTATTTCGACCTTAATTAAAATCTTACCTGCCTTTGGCTATAAGACACAATTAATGGCCCCTACTGGCCGTGCTGCCAAGGTGATGGCTAATTATGCCAAGAAAAAAGCGAGCACTATTCATAAAAAGATTTATCGCCAAGTAAGTAACCCGCATTCTGGGGCACTGAGTTTTCAGCGAATGAATAATTATGCCACGAACACCGTATTTATCGTGGATGAGGCGTCGATGATTACGGATGAATCAGATTTTGGTACCAATAGCTTATTAACCGATTTAATCGAATACGTATTTACGAATCCGGAGAATGGCCATACGGGTAATAAATTAATCTTCGTGGGGGATACAGCTCAATTGCCTCCCGTAGGTAAAAGCCTCTCTCCTGCTCTTTCTAGAGATTATATTTCCTCTGAATTCCACATGGAAGTGCTGGATCATGAGTTAATTGATGTCATGCGTCAAGACCTGGATTCCGGTATTTTATACAATGCAACCGCTTTAAGGCAATTGCTCTTAGCGAATTCGACAGCCATTCAATTTAATACCAAATCCTTCAAAGATATCTTCCGAATGACGGGAGAAAAGATGGAGGATGGGATGCATTATGCTTACAAGAAGTTTGGGAAAGAAGAAACGATTTTACTGACACGATCAAACAAGAGTGCCGTTCAGCTGAATGAATTCGTCCGAAGAACGATTCTGTACCAAGAAGATGAAATATCCAGTGGTGATTTGCTCATGATCGTTCGCAATAATTACCATTGGCTTGATGAGGATTCTCCTGCAGGATTTTTAGCGAATGGGGATTTTGTGGAGATCATGAAGATCAAAAGAGAAGAAGAAATGCATGGACAACGGTTCCTAGATGTTTCTTTGCGACTTTGTGACTATGAAGACCATCCGCCCATTGAGGCTAAAATCTTATTAGAGACCTTGCATTCCACGGAATCTGCACTAGGAAGAGAGGCAAACAAAAAGCTATATGATTCTGTTTGTGAGGATTATGCACATATTCCTAAGAAAAAGGAACGCACCGAGGCCATTCGTAAAGATCCCTATTTGAATGCTTTACAAGTGAAATTCGCCTACGCTTTGACTGTTCACAAATCACAGGGTGGACAATGGGCTGCGGTATTTGTAGATCAGGGCTATCTTAAGGAAGATCAAATTGATGCCGAATACCTACGCTGGCTATATACCGCTATTACCCGTGCGAGTCACGAAATATTCTTGGTCAACTTCCACAAACGCTTCTTCTAG
- a CDS encoding MarR family winged helix-turn-helix transcriptional regulator has protein sequence MNKHREESELFLTRLFAKSYRVIKSLNAHYLAEMGYQDFKVGHVMVMMNLKEEGITAAEISKKVHVSKQAISKLVHELAEKGFLMNLKHPEDLRATLIQTTVSGEQFLAALNECRIKVDKELSQVIGTDKLDQIRSAMESMLLHYESNAYLDSESESFANSKL, from the coding sequence ATGAATAAACACCGCGAGGAATCAGAATTGTTTCTAACTCGACTTTTTGCGAAGTCTTATCGCGTTATCAAGTCGTTGAATGCCCATTATTTAGCTGAAATGGGTTACCAAGACTTTAAAGTAGGTCACGTGATGGTCATGATGAATTTGAAAGAAGAGGGAATAACGGCGGCAGAGATTTCCAAAAAGGTGCACGTTTCTAAACAAGCGATTAGCAAATTAGTGCACGAATTAGCGGAGAAAGGCTTTTTGATGAATCTCAAACACCCAGAGGATTTACGGGCGACTTTAATTCAAACGACTGTTTCAGGAGAACAGTTTTTAGCGGCCTTAAATGAATGTCGGATAAAAGTAGATAAAGAATTATCCCAAGTGATTGGGACAGATAAATTAGACCAAATCAGGTCAGCCATGGAATCTATGTTGCTTCATTATGAATCGAATGCTTACTTAGACTCAGAGAGTGAGTCTTTTGCAAACTCGAAACTCTAG